The genomic segment AACGACGCCAGCAATATCAGATCATTTGTTGCGCTAATTAACATTTTTATTACGTTTTCGGTTGTCAGCTCTTCATTGATTACAACACAAGTCATAGCTCTATAATTAAGGTAACGCAATAGCAATCTGAATCATCTTCAATATGTAAGCGGTGTGTTCCGGGAAACAAAAGCTCCAGCCTTCGTTTGACATTTGCCAACCCTAATCCGCCCGTGTTATTAGCAGACCTGTGCACAGGTTTGGAGTTGACGCATTTAAAGAAAAGCGCGTCATTTCTGACATCAAAATACAGGTTTACAAAGGACGTTTTTGTTGCATCATTGTTGTGCTTTACTGCATTTTCAACAAATGGAATGAATAGCAGCGGAGGAATTTGCACACCGCTCAAATCGCCCTCCTTTGAAATCAGAAAATCAAAACTATCGCGCCGTACTTTTTCCAGGTTCAAAAAATCTTCTAGGAAATGAATATCTGAAGTCAGCAACACTTTATCTCTTGCGCTGTCATAAAGCTGGTAGCGCAACAAATCGCTCAACTTCATTAGAACCTGCGATGCTTTTCCGGGATCTTTCCTGGTTAGAACATTGGCATTATTTAGCATATTGAACAAGAAGTGCGGGTTGATTTGGTTTTTCAATTGTTTCAATTCCGCATAAGTTTTCGACTGCTCCAGCTCATAGATCAATTGCTTATCCATCATTCCCTTCTGAAACAGTTTAATAGAAGCGGAGGCCGCCAACAACAGGACGGTAAGAAAGGAAAAAAGCGGAATATTCAACCCGTTTTCTCTTTTAAATGGATTAAAAAAATGCCCCCCAATAGCCACGATAACAAGGATGCTGAGCACGGATAAGCAGTACTCGATATTTCTGTTCCTGAACAAAAGCTTTGGCACCAGCACATACATATTCACATAGAATAATATAATAAAATAGAGAAATATTATGATAGGGTTTGCTATTACAGAAGTACTGTTGTACAATACAGCGCCTATAAAAGCGATGAGCAGCAGATGCCGGAAGATCCTTCGGTCAGGGGAAATCAGGAAACGAAAAAGCACGTTCTCGCTGACAAGTTGTTGCCGGGTCAAATCATTCATTTATAAACTATATAGAACAAATTTAACATTTAAAGCCCTGGTCAGGTCTGCTTTTATACGAAAATGCGCACTTTTTATACGAAATCAGAAGGCAATACAAAAACGAAAAATCAAAATTATATTTTGTAGCATACCGGCATATTTTGCTATAAAAGATACAGCATTTGCTATAATTAAAAAAAAGACGGTCGCCCAAAGAAATAGTTTTGTTTCCGGATTGCAATTCTTTAATCGATTTTTCAAAAGATGAGATACAGAATCATTTATACGCTGTTGTTGATAGCCATTTCGTACGGCGTCTATTCCCAAGAGAAGGTTACATTAAGTGGCATAATCACCGTAAAAGCAAACACCGAAACAATAATCGGTGCAACTATTTTCATTCCTGAAGCTAACATTTCAACAGTAACCAATGCGTATGGTTATTATTCGATCACGCTGCCCAGGGGAACGTATACAATCGTTGTCAGCTATGTGGGATTTGATCCTGTTGAAGAGCAGGTTACCCTGCAGGAAAATACCAGGAAAGACTTTGCAATGCCTGAAAAAAGCAAAACCTTAGATGAAGTTCAGATAAAATACAATAGCTCTGTTGGCAATATACGGGTACCGGAAATGAGTGTAAACAAGCTCTCGATCTCTACTGTCAAAAAAATGCCGGCGGTTATGGGCGAGGTTGATATTTTGAAAGCTATTCTGCAGCTCCCGGGCGTTTCCAATGCACAGGAAGGAGCCACAGGTTTTAACGTTAGAGGAGGTTCGGTCGACGGCAATTTGATCCTGTTAGACGAGGCTGTTGTTTATAATACTTCGCATTTATTCGGTTTTTTCTCTGTTTTCAATGCCGATGTGATTAAAGATCTGAAACTATATAAAGGGGGCATCCCTGCTAATTTTGGCGGACGCACCTCCTCGGTTTTGGATATTTATCAAAAAGAAGGAAATAATAAAGAATACCATATAGCGGGAGGAATCGGGGCCATTTCAAGCAGATTACTGGCAGAAGGTCCTATTGTAAAAGACAGAAGTTCGTTTGTGGTTGCCGGGCGTGCTTCTTATGCGCATTTGTTTCTAAAGCTGGCAGACAACCCCAATGCCGTTTCGTTTTATGATTTAAACGCCAAACTGAATTACAAGATCAACGAGTATAACCGGATCTTTCTTTCAGGATATTTTGGAAAGGATAAAATGGATTTTAGCAATTTTTTCAGCAACAACTATGGAAACTCATTTTTTAATCTTCGCTGGAATCATGTTTTTTCCGATAAACTTTTCTCCAATGCATCGATCATTTACAGCAAGTACAATTATGGCCTCAAAATAAAATATGCCGGCATTGATTGGACTTCTGATATCCGCAATTATAACCTAAAGTACAATTTCAGCCATCATCTGTCTGATAAGCTGGTATTGAATTATGGTATTAATTCCATTTATTACCAATTCAACCCCGGTAGCATAAAGCCTATGTATGCTATATCCCCGATCAATGCCGAACAGATTGAAAAAAAATACGCCTGGGAAAATGCGCTGTACATCAGCGCCGAACAAAAGCTTTCAAATAAAATAGCATTGACTTATGGATTACGATATAGCAATTTTCAACAGCTGGGAGAACAGCATGTAAATAATTATGCCGATAACCAGGCGGTGTATTTCAATCCCGAGTTGCAAATCTATGAAGAGGGAACGCCCACAGGGATCACCTATTATAAGAAAAACAAAAAGATAACTGGCTTTGGAAATTTAGAGCCGCGCCTGGCAATTTCCTATGCCATCAATAACAACCAGTCCATTAAGGCAAGTTATAACCGGATGAGTCAGTATATCCATTTAATTTCCAACACAGCCTCCGTCTCCCCGCTCGATATTTGGGCGCCGAGTGACCAATATTTAAAACCAGAAATCCTCGACCAGGTGGCATTGGGTTATTTCTGGAATTTGAAAAACGGGAAATATTCTTTGGAAACTGAAGCTTTTTACAAAAAGACCAAAAACAAAGCAGATTATATTGACGGCGCCGAACTCATTGCCCGTAAAGCCATAGAACAGGTGTTGCTAAACGGTGCGGCAAGGGCATACGGACTGGAGGTGATGCTGAAGAAGCATACCGGAAACCTGACGGGCTGGTTTTCCTACACACTTTCCAGGGCAGAGCAGCGAACACCGGGAAGAACTGCAGAAGAGCCGGGTATTAACAACGGCGAATGGTACCGTGCCAACCACGATAAGACGCATAACCTCTCATTTACGGCTACCTATCAATTGACAAAAAAATGGAATTTGGGAGGCCTTTTTACCTATCAAACAGGGAAAGCGGCAACCTATCCCATCGGTAAATACCAGTATCAGGGAATTACGATTGCGAATTACGGAGTGCGGAATGCCAATTCGCTTCCGGCTTATCACCACCTGGATTTATCGGCAACCTATACACCAAAACCCAATAGCAAAAAAAGGTGGAAAAGTGAATGGGTATTTAGTATTTATAATGTGTATAACAGAAGCAACGCTGCATCTATGATGTTTGAGCAAAACAGAGAAACAGGGTTAAGCGAGGCAAAAAGAATATCGATCTTTGGCATTGTTCCGGGTGTGGCGTACAATTTCAGGTTTTAATTCTAAATTATAAAAATGAAAAATATACTTAAATACCCGATGATTTCATGCGGTATCCTTTTATTGTCTTGCACAAAAGTAGTAGATGTAGATTTAGAAACGGCAGCACCCAAATTGGTCGTTGATGCATCGATTGACTGGGTAAAGGGAACGACAGGCAATGAACAAAAAATCAGGCTCTCCACTACAACCGGATACTATAGTGCGGCATTCCCAACAGTTTCCGGAGCGGAAATCACTATAACTAATTCAGCAAACATTGCCTTTCATTTTATAGAAAACCCCGGAACGGGCACCTATATCTGCGCCGATTTTCATCCGGTTATCGGTGAAACCTATACGTTAAAAATAGCTTTAAACGGAGAAATTTATACCGCAACCGAAACCTGCATTGGCGTGCCGAACATAGAGAAAAATATTACGCAGAATGACAACGGAGGGTTGGGAGGAGATGAAGTTGAGATCACTTACTACTATCAGGACAATGGAAACGAAAAGAATTACTATCTGCACCAGGTTCGATCACCTGCATCAACGTTCCCGGATTACAAAGCCAAGGACGACGAGCGCAGTAATGGCAACCTGATGCAGGAATATTTTTCAGACGAGGAGCTGAAGACCGGAGATGTGCTTAACATCAGGCTGTATGGAATTTCCAGGAGCTATTGTGATTATTTCAGAAAATTATTAGCGGCATCCGGTGCCGGAACCGGGCCGTTTCAAACAACACCCGGTTCGGTGAAAGGAAATATTATCAATCAGACCCATTTTACAAACTTTGCTTACGGATACTTCCGGTTATCGGAGGTAGCCGAAAAGGATTACAGAATACAGTAATTCATTGGGCGCAGATTCAAACGGATTTTGATTTGAAAACGTTCGAAACCGGTAAACAGGTTCAGGTCACGCAACGTGCAGTAACAGATCAGTGTCATTTCACATCGTAAATGGAAGCCCGCTTTCAGGGTCCTAGAAAAGGAATTGCATGTATATAAAAATCTCAGAAAAATTGATAGTGTACCGTATGGCAACGACTCGTTACTCCTTTATTTTGTTGACAATAACGGCAACCTATTAAAAAAAGTAAAACGTAAGTATGAAAATAGCATGCCTTCAACAGTAAATAATACTGCACGAATCTATTCCGGAAACACTACTATTACCTGCTTCAATAAAATGGCAATCCAGATTATGAAGAGATTTGGGAACAGTCTTGTGATAATAAATTTCAACAGGGCCATCAATCTACTGATACTGCCTTTCATTGGACTAAGATTGCTTATGCCCGTTATGAATATGATCCCAAAAACAGACTTACAAAGTTTGTAAAAGTATATTCGCACGAAACCGTGTCCGAAATCTTGTTCGACTATGATCCAGAGGGAAAAGCAACCCAACATGCCAAGCGAATTGATGAAAGAAGTTTTGGGGAGATGGCAAGGATGTTTTAGAAAATTGAATTGGTAAGAAAGGTCCCGAGGCGTTATCGCTTTTTTTTGTTATCATTTGGATGTTCCCATACCCAACGATCCTTTCGGAGCTCAATCCGTTTGCCGCTGGCTCCTCCTGTTCAATGGCCAGCGCTTTGAGAGATCGTCGTCATAGGTCTTGATGCAAGCGACAAAAAATTTTTTTTCTTGTGTATTCATGATCATTTTTTTTTGATACAGCATGCACAAGTAGTTTAGAAAACTATAAAATGACACAACGCAACAGATTAGTATCCATTGCGTTGTAACAATTTGTCGGGATGACTGGATTCGAACCAGCGGCCTCTTCGTCCCGAACGAAGCGCGCTACCGGGCTGCGCTACATCCCGAAAGGGGGCGCAATATAAAATAAGTTTTGAAATTATGGATGGATCTGCTGAATTTATTTCCAAACTTTACCACTCAGCCTTCCGGACAAAGCGCCCTTCTATATTTTTAAACGGTGCTTCCTGCTGCTAATCCAGCAATAGCTGTACCACAGAAAGCCGGGGAAGCTTTATGCTAAGTTCCTGTCCTTTTAATTGTGCCCCGGTAAATGGCGCTGGAACCACTTTTCTTTTATTTTCGAAGGTATTGATATCTGTAAATGCGGTGCCGGTGAGTATGGAACCGCTTATTTTTTTATAATTCGATCCTGGCAACGGAGCCCGGATGATACGATCGTTTGCCGGATCAATATTTACCAACGTAATGCAAAGACGTCCTTTTGCGTCCACAGAGGCTGAAGCATTTATTGAAGGAAGCTGCTGCCCTCCGTTTGCATATTCCGGTGCTTCTATCTTTAGTGGTACCTGTTTGGCATCCATATGTTGCTGATACAGGTCAAACACGTAATAAGTGGGCGTTAGCAGCATATCCGGTCCTTTTGTAAGAATCAGCGACTGCAGCACGTTTACAGTTTGTGCCAGGTTAGCCATCCGAACCCGGTCTGCATGATTGTTGAAAATATTCAGGGTGGTAGCAGCAATCAGCGCGTCCCGCAGGCTGTTCTGCTGGTACAGGAATCCCGGGTTGGTGCCCGGCTCCACATCAGTCCAGATCCCCCATTCATCTACCACCAGTGCCACACGCTTTTCAGGATCAAACCGATCCATGATAGCTGCATGCCGGGTTATCAGCTCATCCATAAAAAGGCAGTTCTTCATCGTATTGAAATATTCCTTTTCATCAAAAGCTGTAGCGGATCCCTTTTGGTTCCATTTTCCGGTTGGAATGGTATAATGATGCAGGCTGAGCCCCCACATCATGTGCGGGGGAATATTCTTCATCACTACTTCCGTCCAGTTATAATCTGCTGAATTGGCCCCCGCCGCTATCTTTCTCAGGGATGCATTGGGATAGTTGCGGGCAAAGGTTGCATAGCGCCGGTACTCGTTGGCATAGTATTCCGGCGTCATATTACCACCACAGCCCCAGCTTTCATTTCCCACCCCCCAGAAGCTTACATTCCAGGGCCGGTCTCTTCCATTGTTTTTCCGTAACCGGGTCATTGGCGTTTCCCCGGAGGCATTCAGGTATTCGATCCACTTCGACATTTCCTCCACGGTTCCGCTTCCCACATTTCCGGCTATATACGGCTCTGTATCCAGCAGTGCGCAAAGCTCCAGGAATTCATGTGTGCCAAAACTATTATCTTCAGTTACCCCACCCCAGTGCGTATTGATGATCTTCGGCCGGTTATTTCTGGGCCCAATGCCATCCCGCCAATGGTATTCATCTGCAAAGCACCCCCCGGGCCAGCGTAAATTGGGAATGTGTATCTTTTTCAATGCCTCCACTACATCCAGGCGGATCCTGTCTTTTTTTGGAACGTTCATTGCCGGATCCACCCAAAAGCCGTCGTAAATACAGCGACCAAGGTGCTCTGAAAAATGGCCATAGATATGGCGGCTGATGGTGGTTCCTGTATCCCTTAAAGACAGGGTAAGGGTTCCCTGTTTTTGCGCATTCGAAAGAAGCGGCAAACAAAGAAGAGCTACAATAAGCAAGCTGCGTTTCATATTATCGTTTTTTGTTAAAAGACTATACTTTTTTTGACTGCCAGGCATCTGCAGATACCTGTCTATTTAATTGTCATAAATACAATTAAAGCTTACTCAAATATAAAACATTCATGCTGTTGTTCCTAAAAAATTCTGCACGCCCACTCTGCCACGCTGTTCCTGTTTGGTTAAATAGCGGGGGAGTCGCTCTCGTTATTGTGGTCTACGCATATACCCGGTCCATAAGGATGGCGTAGGATTCCGGTACGCCATGTTGCGGGGATTCATCCGCCGGATGGCGGACACGCCCATGCCCCTATACTCACAAAAAAAAGCCTCACATTACTGTGAGGCTCTCAATAAGAATGGCAGCTACCTACTCTCCCGCATTGTGGTGCAGTACCATCGGCCATAAGGGGCTTAACTTCTCTGTTCGGTATGGGAAGAGGTGAACACCCTTGGTATAACCACCATAAAAAATTAAAAATTCTAAATCTTAAATCCTAAAAACTAAGGACCAACCCAGAACTTAATAAGTTAACATATTGGAAAAAACTGTCAGAAGAGATCTAAAAAAAATTAAAGCTTACGGGCAATTAGTACTACTCGGCTTTGATGTTACCACCTTTACACCTGTAGCCTATCAACGTCATAGTCTCTGACGGCCCTTAAAAGTAAACTCATCTTGAGGCAGGTTTCACGCTTAGATGCTTTCAGCGTTTATCCTGTCCGTGCTTAGCTACTCTGCACTGCACCTGGCGGCACAACAGATACACCAGCGGCACGTACGACCCGGTCCTCTCGTACTAAGGTCATGTCCTCGCAATTTACTAACGCCCACCACAGATAGGGACCGAACTGTCTTGCGACGTTCTGAACCCAGTTCACGTGCCACTTTAATCGGCGAACAGCCGAACCCTTGGGACCTTCTCCAGCCCCAGGATGTGACGAACCGACATCGAGGTGCCAAACCTCCCCGTCGATATGAGCTCTTGGGGGAGATCAGCCTGTTATCCCCGGAGTACCTTTTATCCTTTGAGCGACGGCCCTTCCATACAGAACCGCCGGATCACTTTAGCCGACTTTCGTCCCTGCTCGGCCTGTTTGCCTCACAGTCAAGCTCCCTTATACTAATGCGCTCTGCGTACGATTACCAACCGTACTGAGGGAACCTTTGCAAGCCTCCGTTACTCTTTAGGAGGCGACCACCCCAGTCAAACTACCCACCATGCACTGTGTGACTCGCGTCATTAGATTCTAAATCAAAGAAGGTTGGTATTTCAACGACCGCTCCACAATGGCTGGCGCCACCGCTTCATAGCGTCCCAACTATGCTACACATCCGTAATTCAAAATCAATGCAAAGTTGTAGTGAAGGTTCACGGGGTCTTTCCGTCCCGTGGCGGGTAACCGGCATCTTCAC from the Niabella agricola genome contains:
- a CDS encoding TonB-dependent receptor, encoding MRYRIIYTLLLIAISYGVYSQEKVTLSGIITVKANTETIIGATIFIPEANISTVTNAYGYYSITLPRGTYTIVVSYVGFDPVEEQVTLQENTRKDFAMPEKSKTLDEVQIKYNSSVGNIRVPEMSVNKLSISTVKKMPAVMGEVDILKAILQLPGVSNAQEGATGFNVRGGSVDGNLILLDEAVVYNTSHLFGFFSVFNADVIKDLKLYKGGIPANFGGRTSSVLDIYQKEGNNKEYHIAGGIGAISSRLLAEGPIVKDRSSFVVAGRASYAHLFLKLADNPNAVSFYDLNAKLNYKINEYNRIFLSGYFGKDKMDFSNFFSNNYGNSFFNLRWNHVFSDKLFSNASIIYSKYNYGLKIKYAGIDWTSDIRNYNLKYNFSHHLSDKLVLNYGINSIYYQFNPGSIKPMYAISPINAEQIEKKYAWENALYISAEQKLSNKIALTYGLRYSNFQQLGEQHVNNYADNQAVYFNPELQIYEEGTPTGITYYKKNKKITGFGNLEPRLAISYAINNNQSIKASYNRMSQYIHLISNTASVSPLDIWAPSDQYLKPEILDQVALGYFWNLKNGKYSLETEAFYKKTKNKADYIDGAELIARKAIEQVLLNGAARAYGLEVMLKKHTGNLTGWFSYTLSRAEQRTPGRTAEEPGINNGEWYRANHDKTHNLSFTATYQLTKKWNLGGLFTYQTGKAATYPIGKYQYQGITIANYGVRNANSLPAYHHLDLSATYTPKPNSKKRWKSEWVFSIYNVYNRSNAASMMFEQNRETGLSEAKRISIFGIVPGVAYNFRF
- a CDS encoding sensor histidine kinase → MNDLTRQQLVSENVLFRFLISPDRRIFRHLLLIAFIGAVLYNSTSVIANPIIIFLYFIILFYVNMYVLVPKLLFRNRNIEYCLSVLSILVIVAIGGHFFNPFKRENGLNIPLFSFLTVLLLAASASIKLFQKGMMDKQLIYELEQSKTYAELKQLKNQINPHFLFNMLNNANVLTRKDPGKASQVLMKLSDLLRYQLYDSARDKVLLTSDIHFLEDFLNLEKVRRDSFDFLISKEGDLSGVQIPPLLFIPFVENAVKHNNDATKTSFVNLYFDVRNDALFFKCVNSKPVHRSANNTGGLGLANVKRRLELLFPGTHRLHIEDDSDCYCVTLIIEL
- a CDS encoding alpha-N-arabinofuranosidase — protein: MKRSLLIVALLCLPLLSNAQKQGTLTLSLRDTGTTISRHIYGHFSEHLGRCIYDGFWVDPAMNVPKKDRIRLDVVEALKKIHIPNLRWPGGCFADEYHWRDGIGPRNNRPKIINTHWGGVTEDNSFGTHEFLELCALLDTEPYIAGNVGSGTVEEMSKWIEYLNASGETPMTRLRKNNGRDRPWNVSFWGVGNESWGCGGNMTPEYYANEYRRYATFARNYPNASLRKIAAGANSADYNWTEVVMKNIPPHMMWGLSLHHYTIPTGKWNQKGSATAFDEKEYFNTMKNCLFMDELITRHAAIMDRFDPEKRVALVVDEWGIWTDVEPGTNPGFLYQQNSLRDALIAATTLNIFNNHADRVRMANLAQTVNVLQSLILTKGPDMLLTPTYYVFDLYQQHMDAKQVPLKIEAPEYANGGQQLPSINASASVDAKGRLCITLVNIDPANDRIIRAPLPGSNYKKISGSILTGTAFTDINTFENKRKVVPAPFTGAQLKGQELSIKLPRLSVVQLLLD
- a CDS encoding DUF4249 domain-containing protein — protein: MKNILKYPMISCGILLLSCTKVVDVDLETAAPKLVVDASIDWVKGTTGNEQKIRLSTTTGYYSAAFPTVSGAEITITNSANIAFHFIENPGTGTYICADFHPVIGETYTLKIALNGEIYTATETCIGVPNIEKNITQNDNGGLGGDEVEITYYYQDNGNEKNYYLHQVRSPASTFPDYKAKDDERSNGNLMQEYFSDEELKTGDVLNIRLYGISRSYCDYFRKLLAASGAGTGPFQTTPGSVKGNIINQTHFTNFAYGYFRLSEVAEKDYRIQ